One Betaproteobacteria bacterium DNA segment encodes these proteins:
- a CDS encoding alpha-hydroxy-acid oxidizing protein: MANGGQGTGTAATADIVAAGTEDTLGWRDKRTLPSHLRDMLALEDFEAVAWRRLPRPIYGYVSGGVETNASLRANRAAFDEIAFVPKMLVDTSMRALTTTLFGQTYAAPFGLAPMGGSSLAAYQGDIVLARSAAEANIPMITSGASLTALEKVKQAGRTSWFQAYLPGEDPVIGELVDRAARAGFDTLVLTVDVQVLSNRENNVRSGYNSPLRPTPRLAWDCMIRPRWLFGMFLRTLLLHGMPHFENMGPRSPLISSTGVRSRGRRDKLTWKHVELMRRLWKGRLVLKGILDPEDARVARESGVDGVIVSNHGGRQLDGAVAPLRALPGVKAEAGDMTVMMDSGVRRGTDVLKALALGAQFVFIGRPFLYAAVVAGDEGVAHAIKLLREEIDRDMALIGIASLAEMGPHRLTAARGVDFLPGAEVVKG; this comes from the coding sequence ATGGCAAACGGCGGCCAAGGCACGGGTACCGCGGCGACGGCGGATATCGTCGCGGCCGGCACGGAGGACACGCTCGGCTGGCGCGACAAGCGCACGCTGCCGAGTCATCTGCGCGACATGCTCGCGCTGGAAGACTTCGAAGCCGTCGCGTGGCGCCGCTTGCCGCGCCCGATCTACGGCTATGTCTCGGGCGGCGTGGAGACGAACGCATCCTTGCGCGCGAATCGCGCCGCGTTCGACGAGATCGCGTTCGTGCCGAAGATGCTGGTCGACACTTCTATGCGCGCGCTCACGACCACGCTGTTCGGCCAGACCTATGCCGCGCCGTTCGGGCTGGCGCCGATGGGCGGTTCGTCGCTCGCCGCCTACCAGGGCGACATCGTGCTCGCGCGCTCGGCGGCCGAGGCCAACATTCCGATGATCACGAGCGGCGCTTCGCTGACCGCGCTGGAGAAGGTGAAGCAGGCCGGCCGCACCTCGTGGTTCCAGGCTTACCTACCCGGCGAAGACCCGGTCATCGGCGAATTGGTGGATCGGGCCGCGCGCGCCGGCTTCGATACCCTGGTGCTCACGGTGGACGTGCAGGTGCTGTCGAACCGCGAGAACAACGTGAGGAGCGGCTACAACTCGCCGCTCAGGCCCACGCCGCGGCTCGCCTGGGACTGCATGATCCGGCCGCGCTGGCTGTTCGGCATGTTCCTGCGCACCTTGCTGCTGCACGGCATGCCGCACTTCGAGAACATGGGTCCACGCAGCCCGCTCATCTCCTCCACCGGCGTGCGCAGCCGCGGCCGGCGCGACAAGCTCACCTGGAAGCACGTCGAGCTGATGCGCCGGTTGTGGAAGGGCCGGCTCGTGCTCAAGGGCATTCTCGATCCGGAGGACGCACGCGTGGCGCGCGAAAGCGGCGTCGACGGCGTGATCGTATCGAACCATGGCGGGCGCCAGCTCGACGGCGCGGTGGCACCGCTGCGCGCGCTGCCGGGGGTCAAGGCGGAAGCCGGCGACATGACCGTGATGATGGATAGCGGCGTCCGCCGCGGCACCGATGTGTTGAAAGCGCTCGCGCTCGGCGCGCAGTTCGTCTTCATCGGCCGTCCGTTCCTGTATGCCGCCGTCGTGGCGGGCGACGAGGGCGTCGCGCATGCGATCAAGCTCCTGCGCGAGGAGATCGATCGCGATATGGCCCTTATCGGCATCGCGTCGCTGGCCGAGATGGGGCCGCATCGGCTCACCGCGGCGCGGGGCGTGGATTTTCTACCTGGCGCTGAGGTGGTGAAGGGATGA